In Salvelinus alpinus chromosome 36, SLU_Salpinus.1, whole genome shotgun sequence, the genomic stretch TTTATACAATAGGCTTCATGATGGTATGTGTTTGTAACTGATGATTCTAGCACCGTTTTGATTGGACAGCATCACTGCGCTGCTTTGAGACAAGGAACTCAGCTTGATAAATCAAGAAATCAATCAATGTCAGATGTTTGTTTTCACTGGATCTCCGTTTGGATGTTTGGTTACAAttagactgggatatgttctcaTGATCATTAGTTTAGTAATTGAAAGCAACGCAGATCTTCTATAAGCACACACATTAGGCCTACTGTATAGTCTACCCGATGAGCTTCCCTGATGTTTTCATGAACTTTCCAATACTGCTCTGATGCATTGCAGTCATTTAGTCTACTGATGCGAATACACATTTTACACTTTTCTCGTAGGCTAGTCACTTGACATATTTTTTACTGTTTAGAAATGTCATAAGGCCTACATCGTCTCAACAACAATAGAGCTGAAACCACTATTGGCTTCATTGACTTACTGAGACCACTTGTTGATAGATTATTTAAAATAGTATTGTAACAGTAGACCTAAGTACATAATAACCACATATGGCGTTAATGACCACAATCCATTGAATTATTAAGTGTTGATTCATTTATTTGGCCCTGGGGAGAGCACAGCGCATGGAAGAAAACACAGCGCTACAGAAAGGGGTCCTGGAAGTGATGCAGAGAAATTGGAATACATTTGCCAAATTTTATAATTAGGGTGAGTATTTGTAAAATGTGAAACTTTCGGAAAATGTTTTTTGCAGAACACCTTACAGAATCCTCTCATTGTCTAACCCCTGACACGATACCATTCTAAATAGCTTACAAACTCttacaaaataaaatataaaggGACCACCTTTTTTAAGTCCATACAGGCAAATTGGGACACCTTGATTGGCAAAGTGGGACACTTAATTCTTTATTGTAAAGAAGGATAAATTAAAGAGTATATGAGTAATTTCAATATTTTAATGATAAACTTAAATTATTCATACAAATTAAACGtattaaaatatttatttatttatttttgtggaACATTAAGAATTATCATGTACAATAATATTTATTATAATCATTTTTCCTCTTCTTCTTATCATAATCATACCTGATTATAATTATATGATGTAGCCTGTATGTAATTGTATAGactataaataaaatataatgaACTTCATGtatctgctcccgctcttccctccccatgcgcttgagggcgccagaaagcctagcatcacgcactcctgccatccatcacgcacacctgccttccctcgtcacgcgcatcagcgttattggactcacctggactcacttatcacctgtttatttcctcccctatatttgtcagttccccgctgctgcattgattgttttttgtctttgttttctgtttgctaacgctgttcctgtcttgttcaatgtccgttatttattaaatgttactccccgtacctgcttcgtctctccagggAATGTTTTATTGTCACCAGAGTCAAATACCGCAAAATGAACTTTTTTATTATGGATATGAATATAGCTAGGATTTTTTTATGTTGGTGAGGTAATATCTTTCTAAGTAAAATGCAGCTATGCTATTtttttagcaagctagctgatAGCAGATTTGAGGAAATATATGTTGTACATTTGATCCTATTTAGAAAATCGATTTCTGTTAAGAAAATATGTATTTCATAATCCCCAGGGAAATAAAATCTGCATTAAAATGGCCTAGAGGTTCCCAGTttgacagtatatatatatataggcgaTAGGAATACTGCAACACTCTCCAAATGTCAATATTCTAAAAAGGTTAGGATAGAAACAAAACCAcaccctcgccctccatttggcaaatctgacaataattctatcctcctgattcctgcttacaagcaaaaattcagCAGGaataccagtgactcggtcaataaaaagtgatcagatgaagcggatgctaaactacaggactgttttgctagcacagactggaatatgttcctcccatgccattgaggagtacaccacatcagtcactggcttcatcaataagtgtatcgatgacgtcgtccccacagtgactgtacgtatataccccaaccagaaaccatggattccaggcaacatccgcactgagctaaagggtagagatgCCACAttaaaggagcgggactctaacccggaagcttataagaaatcccgctctgACCTcggacgaaccatcaaacaggcaaagcatcaatacaggactaagattgaatcgtaatacaccggctccgacgctcgttggacatggcagggcttgcaaactattacagacaacaaagggaagcacagccgagagctgcccagtgacacgagcctaccagaagaGCTAAATAACCTCTATGCTtgcttcaaggcaagtaacaaacatgcatgagagcatcagctgttccgaacgactgtgtgatcacgctctccgcagccgatgtgagtgagacctttaaacaagtcaacattcacaaggccgcagggccagacgtattactaggatgtgtactccgagtatgcgctgaccaactggcaactgtcttcactgacattttcaacctctctatgtctgagtctgtaattccaacatgtttcaagcagaccaccatagtccctgtgcccaagaacactaaggtacctgcctaaatgactaccgacccatagccctcacgtctgtagccatgaagtgctttgaaagggtggtcatggctcacatcaacaccattatccagaaaccctagacccactccaatttgcattccgcaccaacagatccacagatgatgtaatctctattgctctccacactgccctttcccacctggacaaaaggaacatctatgtgagaatgctattcattgactacagctcagcgttcaacaccatagtgccctcaaagctcatcaataagctaaggatcctgggactaaacacctccctctgcaactggatcctggacttcctgacgggccgccccgtaggtagtaagggtaggtaacaacacatccgccacgctgatcctcaacacaggggcccctcaggggtgcatgctcagtcccctcctgtactccctgttcactcatgactgcacagccaggcactactccaacaccatcattaagtttgccgatgacacaacagtggtaggcctgatcactgacaacgacgagacagcctatagggaggaggtcagagacttggccgtgtggtgcaaggacaacaacctctccctcaacgtgatcaagacaaaggggatgattgtggactacaggaaaaggaggaccgagcatgcccccattcccTGTaggggagcaggttgagagcttcaagttccttggcgtccacatcaccaacaaacgatcatggtccaagcacaccaagacagttgtgaagagggcatgacaaaacctattctgcCTTAGGAGACTGgaaggatttggcatgggtcctcagatcctcaaaaggttctacaccatcgagagcatcctgacgggttgcatcactgcctggtacggcaactgctcagccttcGACCGCAAGggactacagaggatagtgcgtacggcccagtacatcactgaggccaagcttcatgccatccaggacctctataccaggcagtgtcagaggaaggtcctaaaaattgtcaaagactccagacaccctagtcatagactgttctctctgctaccgcacggtaagcggtaccggagcgccaagtctaggtgcaagaggcttctaaacagcttctaccccaaagccataagactcactttaatatctctacctacatgtacatattacctcaattacctcgactaaccggtgcccccacacattgactctgtaccggtaccccctgtatatagcctcgctattgttattttactgctgctctttaattatttgttacttttatttctcactttaaggtattttcttaaaactgcattgttggttaagggcttgtaagtaagcatttcactataacgtctacacctattgtattcggcgcatgtgacgaatagaatttgatttgatttgcaattACTTTGATTGACAATTACATCCCATTACTAAATATGTTGTAATGAGACACGGAATATCCTTTCTTAGTTTTTATAACTTTAACATTATTTACCTCAGAATCCTATGCAGTagtgacccgtcattcagggcaggtgtggtagagccccacctgttttatGCCACACATTTTTAACAAAAAAAAGATACACACCAtcggcctccacaatcccccgacctcaactaaAGTGAGATGTTTGGGATGAGtcgaaccgcagagtgaaggtaaagcagtcaacgagtgctcagcatatgtgggaactccttcaagactgttggaaaagcattccaggtgaagctggttgagagaataccaagtgtgcaaagctcaaggcaaagggtggctactttgaagaatatcaaatatatttggatttgtttaacacttttttggttactacatgataccatatgtgttatttcgtagttttgatttcttcactattatcctacaatgtagaaaatagtaaaaaaaaaaaaaatccttgaatgaatgtccaaacttttgagcaATATTAGAGCTAATCATTCCAAGTCCACATGACTAATAACAATAACCTAATGGAAAATTACATCCCATAGATTTCAATATGATAACTTGAGGTTAGTTAATTTATTGTATTTACAAAACACTTTATGTCCTAAATGTTGAGGTGCCGCTTTTTGTTCAATAGTCATGCTGCTGGTAGCCTGTGTGATGAATTGATCCTTCACTTGATTGCAACTTGTGTATATGAACATCTTTGAGACAAGTCCGACGGCTCTATTGAACAAGGACAACCATAATTACTAGAGTTATTGTGCGATCTGCAATCGGCTAAACACAAAGGCCACAATAATTGCTACAAAACATGACTCCGTATATTTTtagatcagacagcaggctcaaACAACCAATGACATCATTGGTTGAACTCTCCCAGGTgcaaaaatgaaataaatacagCTATAGCGCATAATTATGTCTGACACaccctctcatcactcataattatgtAGTTTCCCTTTATTAAGAAcatacattgtagattaataataTTACATTGTATTGTATTACACACTCTAAACTTATTCCACGGATCCCTTGGCCAAAATTAGTTGAATCTGTTGTTAGAAATACTGATTTGGTGATATGTCTGCGGACCCCCGCAGTACCTCCATGGACCACACTGGTTTGGCTTGATCCTCTGTTCCATATCTGGCCTACGGAAGCTCCACGACATGAACGTAAGATCTCATACTGTACGTTCTCTGGGGTTTCTGGTGtgcccatagagaatgatagaggcctctagttgGCAAAAGGACGTTTAAGTATGGGaagcgccattgagggcttccccCATGCTTTTGCCATTTTAAAGTAGACCTAgtcaaagtagtcaactgggtggtgATTCCTATGGGCtgtagcctcaatggcgctgctgTCACAGACGCTAAAATGGCACAGATATGAAGAAGAGtcctctatctatatctatgaGTGTGCTTCTTTGATAACTCCATGGTATGCTTAGGTATCTCTTATATGAAAGTGTGAGAGTGCCCTCTGCTGGAGATTTGATTGAGGGGGGAAATTATCCAAGAACTGCTTCCGATAAAAAGAAAGCGCCACAAAGTTCCAGATAGTAACAGCAGAGGGCGCTACTAGATTTGTAATAGTAAGACCTAATTTCGCCTTGATGCGTGGCTGTATTGTACACATTTCTGACCATATTACAACTCTACTAATATGGAACTTATTAGGCCTATGAGAAACATGAAACGTGTCGTATCGGCTATTGAGGATCATTGTCAGTTTGCACTTGCCGACGAACTTACTTTAGTAGCCTGTAATCGTCCTTTATTGAAATTAGAGTGTTCTTAAATATCCATAGGCCTATACCCTACAGGCCAAATAGGCACAATCAATAAAGGAAGAGAATATGCCTAACTCCAAATCCTCCTTGCCAGTTTGCGGTCTATAACAATATGTTGCTATGAGTTAAATCATATTCAAGTGAGTGTGGTACTTGGGGCCCTTGTTAAAGTCATCGGCACAATTAACTTTACCAGGTACCAAGGCATTTTATCCAAAagcctggttgcctctgccaagaGGTTGACATTTGGCCACAAGTgggtcttttatttatttatttatatataaaaaaaaatgatccacctttatttaaccaggtaggcaagttgagaacacgttctcatttacaattgcgacctggccaagataaagcaaagcagttcgacacatacaacaacacatagttacacatggagtaaacaaacatacggtcaataatacagtgaaaaataagtctatatacaatgtgagcaagtgaggtgagataagggaggtgaaggcaaacaaaatatatatataaataaaaatataaaaaaaggccatggtggcgaagtaaatacaatatagcaagtaaaaacactggaatggttggtttgcagtggaagaatgtgcaaagtagagatagaaataatggggtgcaaaggagcaaaataaataaatgaatacagtaggtaaagaggtagttgtttgggctaaattatagatgggctatgtacaggtgcagtaatctatgtgctgctctgacagctggtgcttaaagctagtgaggtagataagtgtttccagtttgaaccccattgaaaacctctggtTTGAATTAAAGAGGGCAGTCCAGTCCATAAGagcagatgaaggatatcaaatGATCTGGAAATATTctatatggaggaatggtctaagatccctcccaatgtgttttcCAATCTCATTAAACATTTGAGAAAAAGGCTACATTGTCGCTATCCTCGGATGGGGAGGGTGCTGGTACTGAAAACACGGATGCCAATAATGTTGACCCCTAGATTTTTATATGTTTTATTACTTGTATACTCTCTCTGAGCAATTATATTAGTAGGCCTATATGATGAGGAAAAAAAAGAAACCCGCATAATGCTCTTGCTAatatcactgctctttattaagctttacgtatcggcctcaaggccttcgtgAACTAGAGAACTGATGTGCGAGTGCCTGATGAATTTGGAATATTAGTAGGtccataaaataatataattgtcCCATTGTTCTTTAGCATACAATGTAGctcagtattttttattttatacagtatttggtgcaaattgtatttgtcacatgcgcagactACAACAGGTGTTAACTTTaccgggaaatgcttacttacgagccctttcccaacattgcagagtaaGTAAGAAAAATGGGTGCCAATAATTTGGTCAAAAGTAAACCTTTCCATTCACATTATATTATCTCAGTAAAATCTGTGACGCTTGGCTTTACAGCCTACTAACACGACCCCGCCCATCGCTGTCTTTAGGGAGGAGTGTACTTTAAAAACGCTGCTCAAACAAAGTCTAAGTGCACCGGATTCCTTAACTTCAATTAAGAACCCTGTCAAAGCAACCTCATAGCCAGCAACATGGTTGAGTGGACAGACTGAGCGCGCCCCAATCCAAAGCATCTTCTCAAAGATGGACTACGATGACGTGGGCCCCGCGGCTCTTTCCAGGTAGGCTACCTTTAATACCCTATTTGATGTCAGCGTTATGGTGCCTTAAACACTGTTGCCTACAAATTATTGGAATTAGTCATGTTGTTAACGGTTTTCAAGGCGGGTTATTATTTGACATATGCGCTTAATTTACGCGTAATGGACATCTCCAAACGACAAAATCATTTATTTCTGTACGTTGAGTGTATGCATATATCACATACATATCAGTGTATGCATTTATCACGTATATTATTTCGACAAGTGTCTGGTCGTGTACCCCTGGACCCAGAGGTATTTCGGTAACTTCGGAAACCTGTACAACGCAGCTGCCATCCAGGGAAACCCAAAGGTCGCCGCTCACGGAAAGACGGTCCTGCAAGGACTGGTCCGGGCTGTCAAGAACATGGATGACATCAAGGCCACCTACGCAGAGCTGAGCGTGCTGCACTCCGAGAAACTGCACGTGGATCCCGACAACTTCCGGGTAAAGTTAAATGTTCTACTTCATACAAGGTACTTGCCTATCTATTATAATAGTGTGGCAGAATGGGTTTTCTTACATGTCCATGGCTCCTTTCGTTTGCAGCTGCTGGCTGACTGCCTTACTATTGTTGTTGCTGCGAGAATGGGTGCTGCCTTCACCGCTGATGTCCAGGGCGCTTTCCAGAAGTTCCTGGCCGTCGTGGTGAGCTCCCTGGGcaatctagaagaaaaagaaacgcacacctatttaggcgaggtgctggctagcggagtagaaaacttaaaaataaaaGAGAGCCGCACACtttaggagctcagatgcaaaaatatttaatttaccaacgtttcgacaggcaagctgtcttcatcagggtacaatcacagacactgcgggatgactcgtttatatatagtgtcaagacacacaggtgtctgtaatcatggccaagagtggcctaatatcattggttaatttctcatattaaaatggcatagaaagagcaacatacaataaatacaaatggatacgatcatagactcacttaagaccacacaagcctacaaacaaccacaatggcaaagtcacaacaatcacaagaatggcttcagatcaaagtccacgttaagaccgaagggagcaagggtctttaaattaaa encodes the following:
- the LOC139565358 gene encoding hemoglobin subunit beta-like translates to MDYDDVGPAALSRYFGNFGNLYNAAAIQGNPKVAAHGKTVLQGLVRAVKNMDDIKATYAELSVLHSEKLHVDPDNFRLLADCLTIVVAARMGAAFTADVQGAFQKFLAVVVSSLGNLEEKETHTYLGEVLASGVENLKIKESRTL